TTCCATCTGGACTAATATATTGCCCCCCTTTACCATTGATGATGTTACGCTATACAAGGTAGGCAACATACCTATATGAGCCGGTTGACTGATAATACTCAAAAGTGTTCGCATGAATGTATTTATTCTCTTTCCTGAACCAAAAGAACTTAGATTAGTATGCGAGAATCCGAGATGACAAGCAATGCTCTTGGGATAATGAGACGTTCTTACTACCAATCTCTCAGCACAAAACAGAATCAAATCGTAGTCGTGAAAATAAAGAATCAACTATATCTCAAATAAAGAAAGATATTAAAGCGGCAGAAAATCACACTACCGCAAACCTATGGGATAAGGTGAAAGTCTTCATTGAACAAAAAGACTATTTTAACCACCCAGATGTAAATAAGTATGCTATAGGAATTTTAAATTGGATCCACGGTAAGTATTACGCACATATCCGCGATTTTAACCATGCCATTCCATACTTCACAAAAAGTATTTCCTTATTAAAAGAAGATAAAAATTCATAACACCTATTTGCAATTATTATTAACTTAAATCGGCTTTATCTTTTTAAGAGGGGATGGGATCACATTGATCAATGAATATGAGTTCTTAATGTTTTCGAAACAAAAACAAGAAAAAGAAAGAACACAAGCAAAAGTTTTGAAGTTAGTTTCAAATAACTCCAATAAAAATAAGGTGATTAATCTATTCGAGAGACGAAGAAATAGTCGGAAATTAAACCCTCGTTGTGTAGAGTGTTGCTAAAAATGTTTTGAAATTAAAATTGTAAGAGTTGTGAGTAACCAGAACTCTTGCAACAATTTCATTATTATCTTACTTTAAACATAAAAGCTATATCATCTCTTTTGGTAGTTTTTATTAATACTGGTTTTCTTTCACCGTAAAATGTACCAATCCTTATTATTTCATATTTTTCACTAGCCGAAGTAATATCCTCCTTAACTATAATAACTTCATTAAAAGTAATATTAATTTCACTTCCCTCTTATGATCTTTTATTCTTCTTTGACATATTTAATTTAATTAAATATTATTCTGCAATTATATGGCTTATTGAATACTATCAATCGAGATGTATCCAAACAACAATAAAAAACAAGGTATAACTGCACCTTGTTTTTTATAAATTAACATTAAGTTTATATAGTTGAATCTAATATTTTATCAAAATAACAATCTAATGTTATATTATACAACATTCATTTTTAACTCAGTAAAGTTAATTTTTATTCCTACACAATCTACCTACATCACCCGCTTAAACATTTTCTCCAGTTCATAGGTCGAATGATGTATAATAATCGGTCTACCGTGCGGGCATGTGTAAGGGTTGCTTGTTGTGCGTAGTTCTTCTAAAAGTGCGAAGATTTGATCGTTTGTTAAATATTGATTTGCTTTAATGGATGCTTTACAGCTCATCATAATGGCTGCTTCTTCACGCAATTTTTTTATGTCTACTTTTTTCAGTTTCACAACTTGTTGCATCATTTCATCAATGATTTCCGTTTCTTTCCCTTTTGGAAACCATATTGGGTGCGAGCGAACGATAAAAGATTGATGGCCGAATTGCTCTAGGAATAATCCTACCTTTTTCAATTCTTCTAGTTGTTCTTCGACACGTAAAAATTCGTTTAATGATAAATCAATACGATATGGGACAAGCAATTCTTGAACTTCTTGTGTCACTTGTCCTACTTTATCGCGGAAATATTCATAGTTAATTCGTTCTTGTGCCGCATGTTGGTCAATCATATATAGCCCTTTATCGTTTTGAGCAAAGATGTACGTTCCATGCATCTGTCCAATTGGATAAAGAGGCGGTAAATCATTCCCGTTCATTTCAATTTCTTCGATATTCTGCAATTCATCCAATTCTTCTAATTCAAATTCTTCTTCATGATGATCCCATTCTTGTTCGTTATGAGCCGCCTTTTCTTCAATGAGCGGTTTCGAAGTTGATTGCCAACTCTCTTCTTCTCTTACAAGGGATTGTGGCGGTTGCCATTCTTGTTTTGGCTGTTGCCATAATTGCGGCGCTACTGATGGTTTTTCTGCGCTTTCCTCTTCTTGCGCTTCATCCATTCCAGTCGGTAAAACGATATTAGGCATAGATGGTTCTTTTGGTTTTGTATGTTCAAAATGAAATTGTTCTTGAACACTCTCATCTTTTGTTTTTTTCTTCGTTGTTACGCCGGCATCTGGAATAAGCTGGACTTTTTTAAAGGCATCTTGTAATGTTTGTTCAATGAATTGCAGAAGTTCTTGTTCTTTACTAAAACGCACTTCCAGTTTTGCCGGATGAACGTTAACATCCACTAACATTGGATCCATCTCAATGGATAAGAAACCAATCGGATAGCGACCAACTGGAAGCAATGTATGATATCCTTGCTGGATCGCTTTCATTAATACATAGTTTCGCACGTAACGGCCATTAACAATTGTTGACATATAATTGCGAGAAGCTCTCGTTACCTCTGGCAATGTTACATATCCGCGAATGGTAAAATCTAACGACTCCGCTTCAATTGGAATCAATTTTTTCGCAACTTGAATACTGTAAATCGCTGCTAGTACTTGTCTCACATCACCATTTCCAGATGTGTGAAGTAATTTTTTCGTATTATGGAATAATTTCAATGACACTTCTGGATGAGACATGGCAATGCGATACACAATATCTGTAATATTTCCGAGCTCTGTATGAATAGTTTTCATATATTTAAGACGTGCTGGTGTGTTAAAAAACAAGTTTTGAACCGTAATATCCGTTCCTTTACGGCTCGCGGTTTTCTCCTGTTTTATAATCTCTCCACCTTTAATAATAAGATGTGTACCCGGTGCGTCTCCTGTGCTTGTAACTAACTCTAATTCACTAACAGATGCAATACTCGGTAATGCCTCTCCTCGGAAACCGAGCGTTCTTATGCGAAACAAATCATTTTCATCTTTTATTTTACTTGTCGCATGGCGTTCAAATGCGACAATGCAGTCTTCTTCAGCAATACCGTCTCCATTATCAATAATGCGAATTTTTGATAACCCAGCTTCTTCCAAGTGGATTTCAATAGATGTACTATTCGCATCGATGGAATTTTCCACAAGTTCTTTCACGACAGAAGCAGGACGCTCTACTACTTCCCCAGCTGCAATTAAGTTGGAGAGTTGTTCATCGAGTTTGCGAATTTTCCCCATCTACTTACTCATCCTTTCTTTAATTTCTTCTGTAAGCGATACAGTTCATTTAATGCTTCTAAAGGCGTCATATCAAGTAAATCAATTTTTTTAATTTGTGCTAACACAGCTGTTTCCTTAGCATCAAGTACAGGTTTTTCTTGTTTTTCCATTCGTTCTTCAGTTTCAAAGAATGAAAGCTGCGATTCTTCTACGATTTCTTCGCTCTCTTGTTGCACCTCTGCTACTTCTTTTATAACTGGTTGTTCTTCTATTACCGGTTGTTGCATACGTTCCGGCTGTTCTTTTACTTCCGTGCGTTTTGGAATTGTAATTTCTTCTTGTCCTTCTAGCTGAGCTAACACTTCTTTGGCGCGAGCGATTAAGCTATCTGGAAGTTCTGCAAGTTGGGCAACATGAATCCCGTAACTTTTATCCGCTGCACCTTCTTGAATTTTATGCAAGAAGACAACTTTTCCGTCTTCTTCAATAGCGGAAACATGTACATTTTTTAAATGAGTCAAACTTTCTTCTAACACTGTTAATTCATGATAGTGCGTAGAGAATAATGTTTTTGCACCAATTTGGTCATGAATATGTTCAATAATTGCTTGTGCAAGCGCCATGCCATCATATGTGGAAGTACCGCGGCCAATTTCATCAAATAAAATTAAACTTCTTTCCGATGCATTTGCAATCGCATTTTTTGCTTCTAGCATTTCAACCATAAATGTACTTTGGCCGGAAATTAAATCGTCCGCTGCACCAATTCTTGTAAAGATTTGATCAAAGACTGGTAATATAGCTTCTGTTGCCGGTACAAAACAACCGATTTGCGCCATAATCGTCACAAGAGCCAATTGACGCATATACGTACTTTTACCTGACATGTTTGGACCCGTAATTAAAAAGACATCCATATTTTCTGGCATCATACAATCATTTGGAACATAGAGCTTGCCATCTAATACTTTTTCAACAACAGGATGACGCCCATCTTTTATAAAGATTTCGCGTTTATTAGTTAGAACAGGTTTTACAAATCGTTCTTCTTCACTCACTGTCGCAAAGCTTTGTAATACATCTAATTCACTAATTACTTTTGCTAGATGCTGTAATTTTGGAATAAATACTTTCACTTCTTCGCGAAGTGCAGTAAATAGATCATATTCTAACTGAACAATCTTTTCTTCAGCTTCTAAAATTAATGTTTCTTTTTCTTTTAATTCGTCTGTAATAAAACGTTCTGCATTCGCCAATGTTTGCTTTCGCTCATAACGCCCTTCTGGAAGTAAAGAAAGATTTGCTTTTGTAACTTCAATATAGTAGCCGAAAATACGGTTGTACCCAATTTTCAGCGATTTAATTCCCGTTATTTCACGTTCGCGTTTTTCAAGCTCTGCAATCCACGTCTTACCGTTTTTACTTATATAACGGTATTCATCAAGCTTCTCATTATAACCATCCTTAATGATATCTCCATCTTTCACAGAAAGAGGTGGATTTTCTTGAATACTTCTATCTAGTAGTTTTGTTAGGGCTTCACAAGGATCTGCCCCTTCAATTAACTTGGCAGCGTAAGAGTTGTCCAATAAGCTAATCGCTTCTAAAATAGCTGGTACTTGTTGTAAGGAACGTTTTAATTGAAGTAAATCCCGTGCGTTTACACTACCGTAAGCAACTTTACCTGCTAAACGCTCTAAATCATATACTTCTTTTAATTTTTCCTTTAAATCTTCACGTAAGAAATAGTCATTTACAAATGTTTCAACCATTTCTAAACGCTCTTCAATTTTTTCTTTTTGAATAAGCGGACGCTCCATCCACTGTTTCAACATACGACCGCCCATAGCTGTTTTTGTTTTATCCAACAGCCATAGTAAAGAACCTGTCTTCTCTTTTGTTCGCAATGTTTCTGTTAACTCTAAATTACGCTTGGAATGTACATCAATTTTCATAAACTGATTTGTATAATAAATCTCTACCGGCTGCAAATGATCTAATGATCGTTTTTGTGTTCGAAGTACATAGTTGAATAACCGTCCGACTGCTGTCACTAACTTTGTTTGCGTTACTTTTTTAACAAGAGGTTCTAATCCTTCTGGAATTTTCGTTTCCTCTTCATATGAAACTGTCATTTTTAACGTTTCAGTTAACTTATTTAATTCATCTTGTGAAAATGTTGAATCTACAACAATTTCTTTTGAACCCGTTGCATACACTTCTAATAAAACATCTTCTACAGAACCTGTTAATAAAGTTACTGTATTTTGTCCAGTTGTTAAATCATTACAAGCTAATGCATATGAGCCATCCTCAAAACGCGTCAATGCTGCTAAAAAGTTATTTTCTTTTTCATCAATTGTACGCCCTTCCATCATCGTCCCTGGTGTAATTAATTGGACAACTTCGCGTCGAACGACCCCTTTTGCCGTTTTCGGATCTTCTACCTGCTCGCAAATCGCAACCTTGTACCCTTTTTCAATGAGCTGCTCAATATAGTTTTGCGCTGCATGGTACGGGACACCACACATGGGAATCCGCTCACTGCTGCCGCCATCACGACTTGTCAAAGTAATTTCTAGTTCATGAGCTGCTTTAACCGCATCTTCAAAAAACATTTCATAAAAATCACCTAATCTAAAAAATAAAAAGGCATCTTTATAGTCTGCCTTGACCTTTAAATATTGCTGTATCATTGGTGTATACTGCGCCATTTGTTTCCTCCATATTTTATCAAAAATGTGCTATATCTCCATATGCCGCACTTCACGGCCCATATTATCTCCTCTTTTAGGAGTCTTTCTTCATTATAACATATTTTAATGAGGAATCATGTCCCTATAACTTTCATACGTAAAAAGCTAGGAAGAACGACCTCCCTAGCTTTCCATTATTCTTCCTCTGCGTCAACAATAAAATTGGGATCTAATTCTTCAAATTCGTCATCGCTAATCTCAAATTCACTATCATCTTCTTGACATCCATTTGGATTTATACTTACACAAACTTTCGTCTCTCCGACTACTTCTGTAACAAATTCACGTTCTACCGTTACAACAATTTTGTTACCATTTGGCGAAATGATTGCTTCTAAACAATTTGGATGTTGAATGACACGAGCAATAATTTCGGAATCTTCCCCAGAAAAGTTTTTATCCCGATATCCAACATTTACTTCATCTGTATAATTGATTCGTTCTGTTACGACTTCTGTCTTCGTATTTTCAGCAAATGAGTACCATGTATTCACATCATAATACCCTTCAATTTCTACGATTTTCCCATTTTTTCTCGCTTCATATGTGTGATTTATTACCCAACATCCGAGAATACTTGTCGGTTCATGATTTGATTCACATGTATGAGTCGATTTTGTATACTTACGTCCTTTTCCAACTACTGCCTTTGTAATAATCTCTCTGAATTCGGACATTCGGAACCCTCCTCAATCGCTATTCATTTAATCATATGCGGGACAATCGCGGAATGTGTCATTCTTTTTTTGAATCTACTACTATAACTTGGGCTAGTCTTATTCGTTATCTTCTTATTAACTTCATTACATCCAACTTTCTGCAAATAAAAAGAGATGCCACTCGGGCATCTCTTTTAACAACCGCAATTTCCTTTTTTACTTTCTATTTCTGCACCGGTTTCACCTTTCAGTACATCACCGCCAGTTGAAATTAAAATTTCATCTGTTACTTTATTAGAAATTGTACTCGCTACAAGCTGTAGTAAATCATTTACATATGTTTGTGAAGATTTGAATTCCTGTACAACAGGGATACCATCTAACCGATCGTGAAGAGCATCAATCTCTGCTTCTACTTTTTTCAAAGCTTCCCATTTTCCATAATGTTGCAAGTTTACAGCTTGTTTTTGCAAAGCTTTTATTTCATCAATTATACGTTTTACATTTTCATTTTTATGAATTTGCGCTTCTGCGCGCTTGAAGAAATCTACTTCTTCTGTTTCAGAAATCATTTTTGCTAACTCTTTCGCTTGCTCAACAATTTCATCCTTTGTATAGACTTTCATTATTTCACCTCAATCGGCTCCTCAACTAATTCCCCGTTTAGAGACCAAGTTTTCGCTTCAGTAATTTTTACTTTTACAAGCTGACCGATTACAGATTTTGGTGCAACGAAGTTTACAAGTTTATTCGTACGCGTGTAGCCTGCAAGTACGTCTGGATTATTTTTACTTTCTCCATCAACTAATACTTCAACAATTTGTCCTTCATATTTCTTATTTTTCTTCGCAGAGAATTCATTTACAAGTTCATTCAAACGCTGTAGACGTTCTTTTTTCACTTCCATTGGTATATTGTCTTTCATTTTCGCAGCTGGCGTACCTTCACGTGGAGAGTAAATAAATGTGAACGCACTATCAAATTCTACTTCACGATATAAAGATAATGTTTCTTCAAATTGTTCGTCTGTTTCATTTGGGAAACCAACGATAATATCCGTTGTTAATACTACATTAGGAATTGTCTTTTTAATTTTACGTACAAGTTCTAAGTACTGCTCACGTGTATATTTACGCGCCATAATCTTCAACATATCCGTGCTACCAGATTGTACTGGTAAGTGAATATGCTCTACTAAGTTACCACCTTTTCCAAGCACTTCAATTAAGTGATCGTCAAAGTCACGTGGATGACTTGTTGTAAAACGAATACGTGCAATATCAATCTTACGAAGTTCATCCATTAAATCGCCAAGACCATATTCTAGATCATCAAAGTCTTTTCCGTATGCATTTACGTTTTGGCCAAGCAATGTAATTTCTTTATAGCCATTTGCTGCTAAATGGCGAACTTCTTTAATAATATCTTCTGGGCGACGGCTTCGCTCTTTCCCGCGTGTATACGGTACGATACAATATGTACAGAATTTATCACATCCATACATAATGTTTACCCAAGCTTTAATATCACCGCGACGTACTTTTGGAAGATTTTCGATTACGTCTCCTTCTTTAGACCAAACTTCAACAACTGTCGCTTTAGAGAACATTGCATCTTTCAAAATATACGGTAATCGATGAATATTATGCGTACCAAATACCATATCTACATGTTGATGCTTTTGCATAATTTTGTTTACAACAGATTCTTCTTGCGACATACAACCACATACACCAATTAACAGATCTGGATTCTTTTGTTTCAATGGTTTTAAGTGACCTAGTTCTCCGAACACCTTATTCTCAGCGTTCTCACGAATCGCACAAGTATTTAATAAAATGACATCTGCATCTTCTGTTGTAAATGTCGGTTCATATCCAAGCGTTGTAAAAATACCAGCCATTACTTCTGTATCATGCTCGTTCATTTGACATCCATACGTACGGATATAAAACTTTCTTCCTTTCCCAAAATTACGAAATTCTTCTGGAAGACCAAAATCACGCTCGATTTTCACTTGTTCTTTCCCACGTTTTTTCGCATCTTTTAATGAAGGTGGCTGATAAACATGTTCAAAGTACTTACTATAATCTTTTTCTTCCTTCTTCGTAGAAGCATTTGCTTGTTGACTTGCTAATCGTTGTTGCTCGTTCATGGGTAATCTCCTTTCAACCTTAAAACTCTACACACTTGTAGCCTATTCTAGATTCATCTTAAGGACTAGGATATATAGTAAATAGCTCCCCCTTTGAAACTTGAACTATCTATATCACTAACCTATAACGATGGAATCTTTATTCCTATCAATAGACTTCCATTTTTGTTGTTTTCACCTTGTCCTAAAAAGCAGCTTACTTTATTTCTATACACACTACCATAGTATAATGTGTTTAGCCAAATTTAACAACAAAGAGGCTGCACTCCGAAAGCAGATTATATCATGAGCGAATGTGATTTTTTATACAACGATTTTGTAATTATTTTATCATTCAGAACTTTCTAAGTAAACTTCTTTTAAAATAAAGCAAAAGAAGCTACCAATCGGTAGCCTCTCTTTTATCACATAAATTCAGCAACAAGCTCATCAAACATTTTTTGATCCATTTGCAAATCAGCTTGTACTAATGGTTGTTCACTATACCCATTTACAAGATCTTGATAAGAAGGTTGTTCTGTATTTTGATAAATAAGTCCCGTTACTAAACCTTTGTTTTCCATCAATGTTTGCATTGCTAGCATGCGATTTGATGGATCATATCCTTCTACAGTACTTAGTTTTGTTAAATTTTCTTTAAACCAATCATACGTATTTACTTTATTATACGTTACACATGGACTAAATACATTAATTAAAGAAAAACCTTTATGCTTAATACCAGCTTCAATGAGCTGTGTTAATTCTTTTAAATCGCTTGAAAAGCTTTGTGCCAGAAAAGTTGCACCAGCTGTTAATGCCATTTCCATAACAGA
The window above is part of the Bacillus cytotoxicus NVH 391-98 genome. Proteins encoded here:
- the miaB gene encoding tRNA (N6-isopentenyl adenosine(37)-C2)-methylthiotransferase MiaB, with amino-acid sequence MNEQQRLASQQANASTKKEEKDYSKYFEHVYQPPSLKDAKKRGKEQVKIERDFGLPEEFRNFGKGRKFYIRTYGCQMNEHDTEVMAGIFTTLGYEPTFTTEDADVILLNTCAIRENAENKVFGELGHLKPLKQKNPDLLIGVCGCMSQEESVVNKIMQKHQHVDMVFGTHNIHRLPYILKDAMFSKATVVEVWSKEGDVIENLPKVRRGDIKAWVNIMYGCDKFCTYCIVPYTRGKERSRRPEDIIKEVRHLAANGYKEITLLGQNVNAYGKDFDDLEYGLGDLMDELRKIDIARIRFTTSHPRDFDDHLIEVLGKGGNLVEHIHLPVQSGSTDMLKIMARKYTREQYLELVRKIKKTIPNVVLTTDIIVGFPNETDEQFEETLSLYREVEFDSAFTFIYSPREGTPAAKMKDNIPMEVKKERLQRLNELVNEFSAKKNKKYEGQIVEVLVDGESKNNPDVLAGYTRTNKLVNFVAPKSVIGQLVKVKITEAKTWSLNGELVEEPIEVK
- the cotE gene encoding outer spore coat protein CotE → MSEFREIITKAVVGKGRKYTKSTHTCESNHEPTSILGCWVINHTYEARKNGKIVEIEGYYDVNTWYSFAENTKTEVVTERINYTDEVNVGYRDKNFSGEDSEIIARVIQHPNCLEAIISPNGNKIVVTVEREFVTEVVGETKVCVSINPNGCQEDDSEFEISDDEFEELDPNFIVDAEEE
- the mutL gene encoding DNA mismatch repair endonuclease MutL, which gives rise to MGKIRKLDEQLSNLIAAGEVVERPASVVKELVENSIDANSTSIEIHLEEAGLSKIRIIDNGDGIAEEDCIVAFERHATSKIKDENDLFRIRTLGFRGEALPSIASVSELELVTSTGDAPGTHLIIKGGEIIKQEKTASRKGTDITVQNLFFNTPARLKYMKTIHTELGNITDIVYRIAMSHPEVSLKLFHNTKKLLHTSGNGDVRQVLAAIYSIQVAKKLIPIEAESLDFTIRGYVTLPEVTRASRNYMSTIVNGRYVRNYVLMKAIQQGYHTLLPVGRYPIGFLSIEMDPMLVDVNVHPAKLEVRFSKEQELLQFIEQTLQDAFKKVQLIPDAGVTTKKKTKDESVQEQFHFEHTKPKEPSMPNIVLPTGMDEAQEEESAEKPSVAPQLWQQPKQEWQPPQSLVREEESWQSTSKPLIEEKAAHNEQEWDHHEEEFELEELDELQNIEEIEMNGNDLPPLYPIGQMHGTYIFAQNDKGLYMIDQHAAQERINYEYFRDKVGQVTQEVQELLVPYRIDLSLNEFLRVEEQLEELKKVGLFLEQFGHQSFIVRSHPIWFPKGKETEIIDEMMQQVVKLKKVDIKKLREEAAIMMSCKASIKANQYLTNDQIFALLEELRTTSNPYTCPHGRPIIIHHSTYELEKMFKRVM
- a CDS encoding RicAFT regulatory complex protein RicA family protein; this translates as MKVYTKDEIVEQAKELAKMISETEEVDFFKRAEAQIHKNENVKRIIDEIKALQKQAVNLQHYGKWEALKKVEAEIDALHDRLDGIPVVQEFKSSQTYVNDLLQLVASTISNKVTDEILISTGGDVLKGETGAEIESKKGNCGC
- the mutS gene encoding DNA mismatch repair protein MutS, producing MAQYTPMIQQYLKVKADYKDAFLFFRLGDFYEMFFEDAVKAAHELEITLTSRDGGSSERIPMCGVPYHAAQNYIEQLIEKGYKVAICEQVEDPKTAKGVVRREVVQLITPGTMMEGRTIDEKENNFLAALTRFEDGSYALACNDLTTGQNTVTLLTGSVEDVLLEVYATGSKEIVVDSTFSQDELNKLTETLKMTVSYEEETKIPEGLEPLVKKVTQTKLVTAVGRLFNYVLRTQKRSLDHLQPVEIYYTNQFMKIDVHSKRNLELTETLRTKEKTGSLLWLLDKTKTAMGGRMLKQWMERPLIQKEKIEERLEMVETFVNDYFLREDLKEKLKEVYDLERLAGKVAYGSVNARDLLQLKRSLQQVPAILEAISLLDNSYAAKLIEGADPCEALTKLLDRSIQENPPLSVKDGDIIKDGYNEKLDEYRYISKNGKTWIAELEKREREITGIKSLKIGYNRIFGYYIEVTKANLSLLPEGRYERKQTLANAERFITDELKEKETLILEAEEKIVQLEYDLFTALREEVKVFIPKLQHLAKVISELDVLQSFATVSEEERFVKPVLTNKREIFIKDGRHPVVEKVLDGKLYVPNDCMMPENMDVFLITGPNMSGKSTYMRQLALVTIMAQIGCFVPATEAILPVFDQIFTRIGAADDLISGQSTFMVEMLEAKNAIANASERSLILFDEIGRGTSTYDGMALAQAIIEHIHDQIGAKTLFSTHYHELTVLEESLTHLKNVHVSAIEEDGKVVFLHKIQEGAADKSYGIHVAQLAELPDSLIARAKEVLAQLEGQEEITIPKRTEVKEQPERMQQPVIEEQPVIKEVAEVQQESEEIVEESQLSFFETEERMEKQEKPVLDAKETAVLAQIKKIDLLDMTPLEALNELYRLQKKLKKG
- a CDS encoding SunI/YnzG family protein; its protein translation is MNITFNEVIIVKEDITSASEKYEIIRIGTFYGERKPVLIKTTKRDDIAFMFKVR